Proteins encoded by one window of Anopheles maculipalpis chromosome 2RL, idAnoMacuDA_375_x, whole genome shotgun sequence:
- the LOC126557404 gene encoding orexin receptor type 2-like, which produces MMELTQTAGSSLIAAIITNSTGEGLANDVLSGHHALQHHQHQHQQQQHHHQSQYPHHQQYQPQYLYANESVAGHGAETHGYTTNPICILLPITIFYCFIFVAGIVGNLSICIVIAKNKSMHTATNYYLFNLAVSDFLLLLFGMPQELYGTWNPFAYPFNQIACIITGLLSETAANATVLTITSFTVERYIAICHPFRSHTMSKLSRAIKFVIVIWLVAFGLATPQALQFGIVESDGSRLCTIKDEHFVHAFEVSSFLFFVGPMTLIAVLYVLIGIKLRKSKLLQGAKRASSDYTTPPRTVSGQSRVIRMLVAVVATFFICWAPFHAQRLMAVYGVFTKTESVFFYKVYMVLNYISGILYFLSTCINPLLYNIMSHKFRDASRHTLKMSFCGDNRNKSDGQQHTYSAVSRYGVTGGGSFKVNSNNMACIGTGIPMGPAGNTASDKQQPPGNGTTENQYQQESNLSLLAKDRSNRSTMPPISIRPTYTRADSHCVSISSSHSTTGTNLSSNGKLSRSSNGSLRHGGNALESGTESSSGGRLSTIAEKLRRGTKKVLAFSKSPNSTPCKSSAASAVVGSSGTVDMNNERRKAYRKRNSCDSVDTNTISNSSLKEFDEDEFSSAELARFMGEVNSEIR; this is translated from the exons ATGATGGAACTCACCCAAACAGCCGGCAGCAGCCTAATCGCGGCCATCATCACCAACAGCACTGGTGAGGGATTAGCGAATGATGTCCTCAGCGGACACCACGCACtacagcaccaccagcaccagcatcagcagcagcagcatcaccatcagTCGCAGTATCCACACCACCAGCAGTACCAGCCCCAGTATCTGTACGCGAACGAAAGCGTGGCCGGCCATGGGGCCGAAACGCACGGTTACACCACGAACCCGATCTGCATCCTGCTGCCGATAACGATCTTCTACTGCTTCATCTTTGTCGCCGGCATCGTTGGCAACCTATCCATCTGCATTGTGATTGCGAAGAACAAATCGATGCACACCGCCACCAACTACTATCTGTTCAATCTGGCCGTGTCGgactttttgctgctgctgttcg GAATGCCACAGGAGCTGTACGGCACATGGAACCCGTTCGCCTATCCCTTCAACCAGATAGCCTGCATCATCACGGGTCTGCTGTCGGAAACGGCCGCCAATGCGACGGTGCTCACCATCACCTCCTTCACCGTCGAACGGTACATCGCCATCTGTCATCCGTTCCG ATCCCACACCATGTCGAAGCTGTCGAGAGCGATAAAGTTTGTGATCGTCATCTGGCTGGTGGCGTTCGGGTTGGCCACACCGCAGGCACTCCAGTTCGGTATCGTGGAATCCGATGGTAGCCGGTTAtgtacg ATCAAAGATGAACACTTTGTGCATGCGTTCGAGGTGTCCAGCTTCCTGTTCTTCGTTGGGCCGATGACGCTTATAGCGGTGCTGTACGTGCTAATAGGGATAAAGCTTCGCAAAAGCAAACTGCTGCAGGGCGCCAAACGGGCATCGTCCGATTACACCACACCGCCCCGAACCGTCAGTGGCCAGAGCAGGGTGATACGCATGTTGG TGGCAGTCGTCGCCACATTTTTCATCTGCTGGGCACCGTTCCATGCGCAGCGGCTAATGGCTGTTTACGGTGTGTTTACCAAGACGGAGAGTGTGTTCTTCTACAAGGTTTACATGGTGCTAAACTACATTTCCGGCATACTGTACTTTCTGTCCACCTGCATTAATCCGCTGCTGTATAACATCATGAGCCACAAGTTCCGGGACGCATCCAGG CACACTCTCAAGATGAGCTTCTGTGGAGATAATCGCAACAAATCGGATGGACAGCAGCATACGTACAGTGCCGTCTCGCGGTACGGCGTTACCGGTGGTGGATCGTTTAAGGTAAACTCCAACAACATGGCATGCATCGGGACAGGCATCCCGATGGGACCGGCAGGTAATACTGCCTCCGATAAGCAGCAACCGCCAGGCAACGGGACCACAGAGAATCAGTACCAGCAGGAATCGAACCTGTCGCTGCTAGCAAAAGACCGGTCCAACCGTAGCACCATGCCACCGATATCGATACGACCCACCTACACCCGGGCAGATTCGCACTGTGTTTCGATCAGTAGTAGCCATTCGACGACCGGTACCAACTTAAGCAGCAATGGGAAGCTAAGCCGTAGCTCGAACGGTTCACTACGGCACGGTGGCAACGCGCTCGAGTCAGGCACCGAATCATCATCCGGCGGTCGTTTGTCAACGATTGCAGAAAAGTTACGGCGAGGTACGAAGAAGGTGCTGGCGTTTAGCAAATCGCCCAACAGCACGCCGTGCAAATCAAGTGCTGCGTCAGCGGTCGTGGGCAGCTCAGGAACGGTGGATATGAACAACGAACGACGAAAGGCGTACCGCAAGCGAAACAGCTGCGATAGCGTCGATACTAATACGATCAGCAACTCAAGTTTGAAGGAGTTTGATGAGGACGAATTCAGCAGTGCTGAACTGGCACGCTTTATGGGTGAAGTAAATAGTGAGATACGTTAG
- the LOC126556898 gene encoding glutamyl aminopeptidase-like → MTVKPTTSVVIGGSGMTVRPVAHFAHGNASDREQRRRSIVILSLLATSAFLFVLSLCLLTALVLVGRNLSSNAGSHAELTAAVSDDMHLFINNNSIQQQSYDGGEQTANDIGTGGDPAQYNRSTIFLPNSVFYSVPPAATTVLPNGTTTGQMNRVFKMGSQVVEKLGFRLPRHVWPVHYELWLHPDLQRETFSGRVGIELNVSETTNYIVLHSKMLNITETVLRALVVDEKQKEREISISRAYEMPEHEYWVIETQAEIGAGAYRLNLQFDGNLADRIIGFYSSKYLDKTTNQTRKIATSKFEPTFARQAFPCFDEPHLKAEYTIHMIHPSGDGYEALSNMNVSEIVPNTPSDGLTTTTFERSVKMSTYLVVFIVSDFLYKEALITPEHGNTFPLRVYATPFQQANIDFALVTARTIIQYYVKYFGIAYPLPKLDMAAIPDFVSGAMETWGLVTYRETSILYNSATSSTANKQRVAGVIAHELAHMWFGNLVTMKWWNELWLNEGFASYIEYKGMHEANPDWGIEEQFIIDDLHGVLNLDATLGSHPIVMSVENPNQITEIFDTITYSKGASVIRMLEDFVTPTIFQQGVTRYLTKLAFSNSVSEDLMRELDELVTTVSVTTVMDTFTKQKGLPVVTVTETSIQYVLRQQRFLADQEANETEESPFGYRWYIPITYVTSSDEPAAEPHRIWFPNDQNEVVFDKPAGSSWIKLNYRQIGYYRVNYPVAMWQQFGEALRRDVNTFTIGDRTGLLNDAFALADASLLAYNHALDLTRYLSEETEYVPWSAIASKLKTIRNLLYNFISYDDITSYTQTLVSDVVQTVGWDVPADGEHMKNLLRTTVLDLACSFGHSGCLAEASKRFLEWLNDGATIHPDLRSVVYTYGIQSGVSVADWDKVLQRFRDENDANEKTKLMVALASYPDQRTMRRFLELSWDTALVRTQDQLSCIQYIAANRHGEQAAWEHVRENWPRLVARFGIGERNLGRMIPSITGRFTTQARLYELEDFFGRYPEAGAGATARRQALENIQNNISWLERNEANVANWLKEPSV, encoded by the exons ATGACGGTAAAACCGACGACGTCGGTTGTAATCGGTGGTTCCGGAATGACCGTCCGTCCAGTGGCACATTTCGCCCACGGCAATGCATCTGATCGTGAGCAACGACGCCGTTCGATCGTTATACTTTCGCTACTGGCCACCAGTGCGTTTCTGTTTGTGCTGTCACTGTGCCTGCTGACAGCGCTGGTGCTGGTCGGACGCAATCTGTCATCGAATGCTGGCAGTCATGCCGAGCTGACAGCTGCTGTGTCGGATGACatgcatttatttatcaacaacaacagcatccaGCAGCAATCGTACGACGGCGGAGAGCAAACGGCCAACGATATCGGTACCGGTGGCGATCCGGCGCAGTACAATCGTAGTACAATCTTCCTTCCCAACTCGGTATTTTATTCCGTGCCACCAGCAGCGACAACAGTCCTACCAAACGGGACGACCACCGGTCAAATGAATCGTGTGTTCAAGATGGGCTCGCAGGTAGTGGAAAAGTTGGGCTTCCGGTTGCCCCGGCACGTTTGGCCGGTACACTACGAGCTGTGGCTGCATCCTGATCTACAGCGTGAAACCTTTAGCGGACGTGTCGGCATCGAGCTGAATGTTTCGGAAACGACGAACTATATTGTGCTGCACAGTAAAATGTTAAATATCACGGAAACGGTGCTACGTGCGCTGGTCGTCGATGAGAAGCAGAAGGAGCGTGAAATAAGCATTTCCCGTGCGTACGAAATGCCGGAACACGAGTACTGGGTGATTGAAACGCAAGCCGAAATAGGGGCCGGAGCGTATAGGTTAAATTTGCAGTTTGACGGTAACTTGGCGGATCGTATCATCGGGTTCTACAGCAGCAAGTACCTCGACAAGACAACGAACCAAACGAG AAAAATTGCAACATCCAAATTCGAACCAACGTTCGCCCGGCAAGCCTTCCCGTGCTTCGACGAGCCGCATCTGAAGGCTGAATATACGATCCACATGATACACCCGTCCGGCGATGGATACGAGGCACTGTCGAACATGAACGTGTCGGAAATCGTGCCAAACACACCATCCGACGGGCTAACCACGACAACGTTCGAAAGGAGCGTAAAGATGAGCACCTACCTGGTGGTGTTCATCGTGAGCGATTTCCTGTACAAGGAGGCACTGATAACGCCCGAGCACGGCAACACATTTCCGTTGCGCGTGTACGCTACACCGTTCCAGCAGGCCAATATCGATTTTGCGCTGGTTACCGCACGCACTATCATACAGTATTATGTGAAATACTTTGGAATCGCCTACCCACTGCCCAAGCTAGATATGGCCGCCATTCCGGACTTTGTGTCAGGTGCGATGGAAACCTGGGGTTTGGTCACATACCGCGAAACGTCCATCCTGTACAACAGTGCGACGAGCAGTACGGCCAACAAGCAGCGGGTGGCAGGGGTGATTGCACACGAGCTTGCCCACATGTGGTTCGGCAATCTCGTCACGATGAAGTGGTGGAACGAGCTGTGGCTAAACGAAGGTTTCGCTAGCTACATCGAGTACAAGGGCATGCACGAAGCGAACCCGGACTGGGGTATCGAGGAACAGTTCATCATCGACGATCTGCACGGTGTGCTAAATCTGGATGCGACGCTCGGTTCACATCCGATCGTAATGTCGGTCGAAAATCCGAACCAAATAACGGAAATTTTTGACACCATCACCTACTCCAAGGGTGCGTCGGTGATACGGATGCTGGAGGACTTTGTAACACCGACCATCTTTCAGCAGGGCGTCACACGCTACCTTACCAAGCTGGCCTTCTCCAACAGTGTGTCGGAGGATTTGATGCGCGAGCTAGACGAGCTGGTAACGACGGTGAGCGTTACCACCGTGATGGATACGTTTACGAAGCAGAAGGGACTACCGGTGGTAACGGTCACCGAGACCTCGATACAGTACGTGCTACGGCAGCAACGTTTCCTAGCCGATCAGGAAGCAAACGAGACAGAAGAATCGCCATTCGGTTACCGCTGGTACATACCGATCACGTACGTGACCAGTTCGGATGAGCCAGCAGCCGAACCGCATCGCATTTGGTTCCCGAACGATCAGAACGAGGTGGTGTTCGATAAGCCAGCGGGCAGCAGCTGGATCAAGCTCAATTACCGCCAGATCGGGTACTATCGGGTAAACTATCCTGTAGCGATGTGGCAACAGTTCGGTGAAGCTCTGCGGCGGGACGTGAACACGTTCACGATAGGCGATCGTACCGGGCTGCTGAATGATGCGTTTGCTTTGGCGGACGCCTCGCTGCTAGCGTACAATCATGCCCTCGATTTGACGCGCTACCTGAGCGAGGAGACGGAGTACGTTCCCTGGTCAGCGATTGCGAGCAAGCTAAAGACGATCCGCAATTTGCTGTACAACTTCATCTCTTATGATGACATTACG TCCTACACACAAACCCTTGTGAGCGATGTGGTCCAGACAGTTGGTTGGGATGTGCCGGCGGATGGTGAACATATGAAAAA CCTACTTCGTACCACGGTCCTAGATCTGGCATGTTCCTTCGGACATTCGGGATGCTTGGCTGAGGCGAGTAAACGCTTCCTTGAGTGGCTTAACGATGGTGCCACTATACATCCCGACTTACGCTCCGTCGTGTACACCTACGGCATACAGTCCGGCGTGTCGGTGGCTGACTGGGACAAGGTGCTGCAACGCTTCCGGGATGAGAACGATGCGAACGAAAAGACGAAACTGATGGTTGCCTTAGCTTCGTATCCGGATCAGCGCACCATGCGTCGGTTCCTGGAACTGTCCTGGGATACGGCATTGGTTCGTACGCAGGATCAGCTAAGCTGCATCCAGTACATTGCTGCGAACCGGCACGGCGAACAGGCGGCATGGGAGCATGTGCGAGAAAATTGGCCCCGTCTGGTGGCCCGCTTCGGTATCGGTGAGCGTAATCTTGGGCGAATGATTCCATCGATTACGGGCCGGTTCACGACACAGGCTCGCCTGTACGAGCTAGAAGATTTCTTCGGCCGCTATCCGGAGGCGGGTGCTGGTGCGACCGCTCGGCGCCAAGCGCTGGAAAACATCCAGAACAACATCAGCTGGCTCGAGCGCAATGAGGCGAATGTGGCCAACTGGCTTAAGGAACCGAGTGTCTAG
- the LOC126560119 gene encoding endoplasmic reticulum metallopeptidase 1-like, with protein MFQPSGQSSKSKHPKVKVLDPDIDYSKVKSVHSISSWWGIGGIFIVLFVGNITNYTNSHLPDGLRNAHLTHFPNAFIAERAWKDLKILNDFGPKPTGTYTNEVLAVDFLNREISYIDQLKNRNQQLIVQNQMVSGGYVGVYMNKSAANVYRNVQNVVVKLVGRSESSSRHALLLNCHFDSVAGSPGASDDSGSCAVMLEILRVLSRQSELNRYSIIFLFNGAEETPLQASHGFITKHQWAADVRAFINLESAGSGGKEMLFQSGPKHPWLIEAYAKAVPYPYAQAAAEEIFQSGVIPSDTDFRVFRDVGRIPGMDFAHTANGYRYHTRYDSIDYIPLSVLQRTGDNILALTRTIANGDELGSTERYAQGYMVFYDFLGLFFVSYSADVGLMINLSVVLLSIIIPFLSLARSTSGTHGKQIRSETMTGFLATFLGAGASGVLCFFIGLQLDAVGRSMSWYSSTNLILGVYCCPALLCQCIVHLLCDRLFGSKTTPLSLALKVQARLNGVNLFWGMITLGITFTGYRLAYIFMVLILCSLCSSTLISMLALQNTVHKWLLIHTFFQIIALAWSTQFYHILMNMFVPITGRIGSSINPDVIIGTLATFTTLFSCSYLTPLLFLLKKTDKLIGELVAITLIALVLASSTHVGFPYRDDAVKAPAVQRHYITHTVRKFYDYNGGERYTDSGFLLQELDRNAKKTIEGIAMPDVVTPMREIPSCDKELFCAIPFYSIWHQVLFENYWLPGPAPVVRQAVTVSLREKEQLTEHEHRLHLVLKGSFQSSLIIGPKAGSSLKRWSLLSEIPAPIEFNGQRGHFVLLTAGVESEPMNITLDVRHELKNYDGPLVDLLVTTTHWEYHKEHTPVFNRLLARVPSWAHVVPSVAAVHSYTY; from the exons ATGTTTCAG CCATCCGGTCAATCCTCGAAATCGAAGCACCCTAAAGTGAAGGTGCTAGATCCGGATATTG ATTActcaaaggtaaaaagcgtaCATAGCATATCGTCATGGTGGGGTATTGGTGGCATATTTATCGTCCTGTTCGTTGGCAACATTACCAACTACACCAACTCGCACCTTCCGGATGGATTACGAAACGCGCACCTGACACACTTCCCGAACGCTTTCATTGCCGAGCGCGCCTGGAAAGACCTAAAGATACTGAACGATTTTGGCCCTAAACCAACGGGCACGTACACGAACGAGGTGCTGGCCGTTGATTTTCTTAATCGCGAGATTTCGTACATCGATCAGCTAAAAAACCGCAACCAACAACTAATCGTACAGAATCAGATGGTATCTGGCGGGTACGTCGGGGTGTACATGAACAAGTCGGCCGCGAACGTGTATCGTAATGTGCAGAACGTGGTGGTAAAGTTGGTCGGACGAAGCGAAAGTTCCAGCCGGCACGCACTATTGCTTAACTGTCACTTTGATTCGGTGGCCGGGTCACCGGGTGCAAGCGATGATTCCGGCAGCTGTGCGGTGATGTTGGAAATTTTGCGCGTCCTATCCCGCCAGTCGGAGCTGAACCGGTATTCGATCATTTTTCTGTTTAATGGTGCAGAAGAAACGCCACTACAGGCATCCCATGGTTTCATCACGAAGCATCAGTGGGCTGCTGATGTACGCGCCTTCATTAACCTGGAGTCGGCCGGTTCTGGTGGTAAGGAAATGTTATTTCAAAGCGGTCCAAAACATCCGTGGCTGATAGAAGCTTACGCAAAGGCTGTCCCATACCCGTACGCACAGGCAGCCGCAGAAGAAATCTTTCAATCCGGAGTGATACCATCCGATACAGATTTTCGCGTCTTTCGGGATGTTGGACGCATACCAGGGATGGATTTTGCACACACGGCCAACGGTTACCGGTACCACACACGGTACGATTCGATCGATTATATCCCACTGTCGGTACTTCAGCGTACGGGGGACAATATCTTAGCGCTTACCAGAACAATAGCCAACGGGGACGAATTGGGTAGCACGGAACGGTACGCCCAAGGTTACATGGTATTTTACGATTTTCTCGGCCTTTTCTTCGTCTCGTATTCGGCCGATGTAGGGCTGATGATCAATTTATCAGTGGTGCTGCTATCGATCATTATACCGTTCCTATCGTTGGCACGTTCCACCAGCGGAACGCATGGAAAGCAAATCCGTTCGGAAACGATGACCGGCTTTTTGGCAACCTTTCTCGGCGCAGGGGCAAGTGGTGTGCTTTGCTTTTTCATCGGTCTTCAGCTCGATGCGGTGGGACGTTCCATGTCGTGGTATTCATCGACGAACCTGATCCTGGGCGTTTACTGTTGTCCTGCATTGCTGTGCCAGTGCATAGTGCATTTGTTGTGTGATCGTTTGTTCGGTAGCAAAACG ACGCCTTTGAGCCTCGCACTCAAGGTACAAGCTCGACTGAATGGCGTAAACCTGTTCTGGGGTATGATTACTCTTGGCATCACATTCACGGGCTATCGACTGGCATACATCTTTATGGTGCTGATACTGTGCTCACTGTGCTCCAGTACGCTAATTTCGATGCTCGCACTACAAAACACCGTCCACAAGTGGTTGCTCATCCATACGTTCTTCCAAATTATCGCCCTTGCCTGGAGCACTCAGTTCTATCACATTCTGATGAACATGTTTGTCCCGATTACGGGCCGCATTGGTTCGTCCATCAATCCGGACGTCATTATCGGTACACTGGCTACCTTTACTACGCTGTTCAGCTGCAGCTACCTGACACCGTTACTGTTTTTGCTCAAAAAGACGGATAAACTAATTGGAGAGCTGGTAGCTATAACGCTGATTGCACTGGTGCTTGCATCGTCCACCCACGTTGGTTTTCCGTACCGTGATGATGCGGTCAAAGCACCGGCCGTTCAGCGCCACTACATTACACACACGGTGCGCAAGTTTTACGACTATAATGGAGGCGAGCGATACACCGATTCTGGCTTCCTGCTGCAAGAGCTTGATAGGAATGCGAAAAAAACGATTGAGGGCATTGCGATGCCCGATGTGGTGACGCCAATGCGGGAGATTCCTTCCTGCGACAAAGAATTGTTCTGTGCCATCCCATTCTATTCGATTTGGCATCAAGTTTTGTTCGA GAACTATTGGCTGCCTGGACCGGCACCGGTGGTACGACAAGCGGTCACCGTTTCACTCAGGGAAAAGGAGCAGTTGACCGAGCACGAGCATCGTTTGCATCTAGTGCTGAAGGGAAGCTTTCAATCTTCACTCATAATTGGACCGAAAGCAGGCTCCAGCCTAAAACGCTGGAGTTTGTTGAGCGAAATTCCGGCCCCGATCGAGTTCAATGGACAGCGGGGACATTTTGTGCTGCTAACGGCAGGCGTTGAGAGTGAACCGATGAACATCACGTTGGACGTGCGC CACGAGCTGAAGAATTATGATGGTCCGTTGGTCGATCTGCTCGTTACGACGACACATTGGGAGTATCACAAGGAACACACGCCCGTGTTCAATCGCCTTCTGGCGCGTGTACCTAGCTGGGCACACGTCGTCCCCTCCGTAGCCGCTGTCCACAGCTATACCTACTAG